One genomic segment of Drosophila melanogaster chromosome 3L includes these proteins:
- the endos gene encoding endosulfine, isoform E: MSSAEENSNSPATTPQDTETTEQANLTDLEKIEEEKLKSKYPSGMRVPGGHSAFLQKRLQKGQKFFDSGDYQMAKQKGGGVKQVFANKVTTGEAIPTPETVPARKTSIIQPCNKFPATS; the protein is encoded by the exons ATGAGCTCCGCGGaagaaaacagcaacagcccgGCCACCACGCCCCAGGACACCGAGACCACCGAGCAGGCTAACCTCACGGATCTCGAGAAGATCGAGGAGGAGAAACTCAAGTCCAAGTATCCCAGCGGAATGCGCGTGCCGGGCGGACACTCGGCCTTCCTCCAGAAAAGGCTGCAGAAGGGG CAAAAGTTCTTCGACTCGGGCGATTACCAGATGGCCAAGCAGAAGGGTGGCGGCGTCAAGCAGGTCTTTGCCAACAAGGTGACCACCGGGGAGGCCATTCCCACGCCCGAAACCGTGCCGGCGCGCAAGACTTCGATCATCCAACCCTGTAACAAGTTCCCGGCGACGAGCTAA